One genomic window of Halococcus salifodinae DSM 8989 includes the following:
- a CDS encoding methytransferase partner Trm112, with protein sequence MKESLMDIIRCPMDKQELELEPIQRDDDEVLEGRLVCTECGEEYPIEEGIPNLLPPDMRDDAPA encoded by the coding sequence GTGAAGGAGTCACTGATGGACATCATCCGGTGTCCGATGGACAAGCAGGAGCTCGAGCTCGAACCCATCCAGCGAGACGACGACGAGGTGCTCGAGGGGCGGCTCGTCTGCACCGAGTGTGGCGAGGAGTACCCCATCGAAGAGGGAATTCCGAACCTCCTCCCGCCAGATATGCGCGACGACGCGCCGGCCTGA
- the citZ gene encoding citrate synthase, with translation MSDELKRGLEGVLVAESSLSNIDGDAGRLVYRGYAIEDLAREASYEEVCYLLWHGHLPDRDELDAFADALANERAVDDRILATLADLAGDERPMAALRTAVSMFSAGDPDSAANPRDREATLRKGRRVAAKVPTVLAAFDRLRNGEEPVDPHPDLGYAANFLYMLTGEEPDDVAAETFDQALVLHADHGLNASTFTTMVIASTYADAYSALTGGVGALSGPLHGGANQDVMEMLYEIDETDADPVEFVADARENREDWRVPGWGHRVYNVKDPRADILQSRLEELGESAGETKWYDATTAIENHLREEGLIEKGIAPNVDFYSGSVYHQLGIPMDMYTPIFAMSRVGGWLGHVLEYQENNRLIRPRARYTGSEDESFVPVDQR, from the coding sequence ATGTCCGATGAGCTCAAACGTGGTCTCGAAGGTGTGCTGGTGGCCGAATCCTCGCTCAGCAACATCGACGGCGATGCGGGGCGGCTGGTGTACCGGGGCTACGCCATCGAGGACCTCGCTCGCGAGGCGAGTTACGAGGAGGTGTGCTACCTGCTCTGGCACGGCCACCTCCCCGATCGCGACGAGCTCGACGCGTTCGCGGACGCCCTCGCGAACGAGCGAGCGGTCGACGACCGGATCCTCGCGACGCTCGCCGATCTCGCGGGCGACGAGCGGCCGATGGCCGCGCTCCGGACGGCGGTCTCGATGTTCTCGGCCGGCGATCCCGACTCGGCGGCGAACCCACGCGACCGCGAGGCCACCCTCCGAAAGGGACGACGCGTCGCCGCGAAGGTCCCCACGGTGCTCGCGGCGTTCGACCGCCTGCGCAACGGCGAGGAGCCCGTCGATCCCCATCCCGATCTGGGCTACGCCGCGAACTTCCTCTACATGCTCACCGGCGAGGAGCCCGACGACGTCGCGGCCGAAACCTTCGATCAGGCGCTCGTGCTCCACGCCGACCACGGCCTGAACGCCTCGACGTTCACCACGATGGTGATCGCGAGCACGTACGCCGACGCCTACAGCGCGCTGACCGGTGGTGTGGGCGCGCTCTCGGGCCCGCTCCACGGCGGCGCGAACCAGGACGTGATGGAGATGCTCTACGAGATCGACGAGACGGACGCTGACCCGGTCGAGTTCGTCGCCGACGCACGCGAGAATCGCGAGGACTGGCGGGTGCCCGGCTGGGGCCACCGCGTGTACAACGTCAAGGACCCGCGTGCGGACATCCTCCAGAGCCGACTGGAGGAACTCGGCGAGTCCGCCGGTGAGACCAAGTGGTACGACGCAACTACCGCGATCGAGAACCACCTCCGCGAGGAGGGGCTGATCGAGAAAGGGATCGCCCCCAACGTCGACTTCTACTCGGGATCGGTCTACCACCAGCTCGGGATCCCGATGGACATGTACACCCCGATCTTCGCGATGAGCCGGGTCGGTGGCTGGCTCGGCCACGTCCTCGAATATCAGGAGAACAACCGACTGATCCGTCCGCGCGCCCGCTACACCGGCTCGGAGGACGAGTCGTTCGTGCCGGTCGATCAGCGCTAG
- a CDS encoding PIN domain-containing protein, with amino-acid sequence MIVDTSFVLDVIDDLEAAVSMERELEAEGVPLVMPAMSVLELYIGVGKVANSSEERRAVETVLDSYPLVDTTPRIARRAGRLLGERMTDDGDGPGIGKADAAIAATAIERDEPVLAGDSHFGTISGVTLETYR; translated from the coding sequence ATGATCGTCGATACGAGCTTCGTGTTGGACGTCATCGACGACCTGGAGGCCGCGGTCTCGATGGAGCGCGAACTCGAAGCCGAGGGTGTCCCGCTCGTCATGCCCGCGATGAGCGTGCTGGAACTCTACATCGGTGTCGGGAAGGTGGCGAACTCTTCTGAGGAACGTCGGGCCGTCGAGACGGTGTTGGACTCGTATCCGTTGGTGGATACGACCCCGCGCATTGCTCGGCGTGCCGGGCGACTCCTCGGTGAGCGCATGACCGACGATGGCGACGGTCCCGGTATCGGGAAGGCCGATGCCGCAATCGCCGCAACCGCCATCGAACGCGACGAACCCGTCCTCGCTGGCGATTCACATTTTGGGACGATTTCCGGTGTCACGCTCGAAACGTACCGGTGA
- a CDS encoding antitoxin VapB family protein: MSRQIRLQDHVYERIRSSKRDDESFSEAVERLVGGRSLRDLRDVFEGSEVAAMREAIDDADDRDREAVREVADRFE; the protein is encoded by the coding sequence ATGTCACGACAGATTCGACTCCAAGATCACGTGTACGAACGCATTCGGTCGAGCAAGCGCGACGACGAATCGTTCAGCGAGGCCGTCGAGCGGCTCGTCGGTGGCCGTTCGTTGCGCGACCTCCGTGACGTGTTCGAGGGGAGCGAGGTGGCCGCAATGCGCGAGGCCATCGATGACGCCGACGACCGAGACCGTGAGGCGGTCCGCGAGGTCGCCGACCGCTTCGAATGA
- a CDS encoding 30S ribosomal protein S15 yields the protein MARMHTRRRGSSSSDTPVADDPPEWSDVDTDAIEARVVELAEEGYGPSQIGLKLRDEGVQGTPIPDVQLATDKKVTEILDDHDASGDLPEDLRNLLERAVRLREHMADNPGDAQNKRALQNAEAKVRRLADYYRGDELDEDFKYTYEHARELL from the coding sequence ATGGCACGAATGCATACACGACGCCGCGGGTCGTCCAGTTCGGACACGCCCGTGGCGGACGATCCGCCGGAGTGGAGCGACGTCGACACCGACGCCATCGAAGCGCGCGTCGTCGAACTGGCAGAAGAGGGCTACGGCCCGAGCCAGATCGGTCTCAAACTGCGCGACGAGGGCGTCCAGGGCACGCCGATCCCGGACGTCCAGCTCGCCACCGACAAGAAAGTGACCGAGATCTTGGACGACCACGACGCCAGTGGCGACCTTCCGGAAGATCTTCGGAACCTGCTCGAACGCGCGGTTCGGCTCCGCGAGCACATGGCCGACAACCCGGGCGACGCCCAGAACAAGCGCGCGCTCCAGAACGCCGAGGCGAAGGTCCGCCGGCTCGCCGACTACTACCGCGGCGACGAGCTCGACGAGGACTTCAAGTACACCTACGAGCACGCACGGGAACTCCTGTAG
- a CDS encoding KEOPS complex subunit Pcc1 has translation MSRRARLRTESTHAGVVAAALVPDNTPEMETVVADDAIETMIARETTGGLRTTVDDYVVNLSVAERVAQAAEQRAADRGIDHEADRATEHRATDQPRSTDDVDDTQTTNDTNP, from the coding sequence GTGAGCCGACGCGCCCGACTCCGGACCGAGTCGACTCACGCTGGCGTCGTCGCTGCGGCGCTCGTTCCGGACAACACGCCGGAAATGGAGACGGTCGTGGCGGACGACGCCATCGAGACCATGATCGCGCGCGAGACGACCGGTGGACTCCGGACCACGGTCGACGACTACGTGGTCAATCTCTCGGTGGCCGAACGCGTCGCGCAGGCAGCCGAGCAGCGCGCAGCCGATCGAGGAATCGACCACGAGGCGGATCGAGCGACGGAGCATCGAGCGACTGACCAACCGCGATCCACGGACGACGTGGACGACACCCAGACCACGAACGACACGAACCCATGA
- a CDS encoding 30S ribosomal protein S3ae, whose protein sequence is MSERSVSRQQQEKRWYTVFAPEEFDRAELGETPANEPNQVLDRTIETTLGDLTDDAGANNVKLTFRVRDVGSDAAYTEFIKHELTRDYLDSLVRRGASKVEAYLTVMTSDEYRVRIQPVAFTTQKADDSQERAIRRRMTELVEEAASERTFEELVDSVTQGRLSSAIYGEARTIYPLRRVEVGKLALDAHPDEVAEEEETAVDVDEEDVEV, encoded by the coding sequence ATGAGCGAACGATCAGTTTCACGACAGCAACAGGAGAAACGGTGGTACACCGTGTTCGCGCCCGAGGAGTTCGATCGGGCCGAACTCGGCGAGACCCCCGCGAACGAACCGAACCAGGTGCTCGATCGCACCATCGAGACCACGCTCGGCGATCTGACCGACGACGCCGGCGCGAACAACGTCAAGCTCACGTTCCGAGTCCGGGACGTGGGCAGCGACGCGGCCTACACCGAGTTCATCAAACACGAGCTCACTCGGGACTACCTCGACAGTCTCGTGCGCCGCGGGGCCTCGAAGGTCGAGGCCTACCTCACGGTGATGACGAGCGACGAGTATCGTGTTCGGATCCAGCCGGTCGCGTTCACGACCCAGAAGGCCGACGACAGCCAGGAGCGCGCGATCCGTCGGCGGATGACCGAACTCGTCGAGGAAGCCGCCAGCGAGCGGACCTTCGAGGAGCTCGTCGACAGCGTGACCCAGGGTCGGCTGTCGAGTGCGATCTACGGCGAGGCGCGCACCATCTACCCGCTCCGGCGGGTCGAGGTCGGCAAGCTCGCGCTCGACGCCCATCCCGACGAAGTCGCCGAAGAGGAAGAGACCGCGGTCGACGTCGACGAAGAAGACGTCGAGGTCTGA
- a CDS encoding plastocyanin/azurin family copper-binding protein, whose product MNRRAFLGAAAGVTAVFAGCTGQSRQEGDDEIGMSSSAFLQPENFEPRVGEAVVWRNTGSRTHTVTAYESGIPDGATFFASGGFESTKAARDAWLQRGGGGIASGETFEVTFEVPGTYNYFCIPHERGGMVAQFTVVE is encoded by the coding sequence ATGAACCGACGCGCGTTTCTCGGGGCTGCTGCGGGCGTCACCGCCGTTTTCGCGGGCTGTACTGGACAGTCGCGTCAGGAGGGCGACGACGAGATCGGAATGAGTTCGAGCGCGTTCCTCCAGCCAGAGAACTTCGAGCCACGCGTCGGCGAGGCGGTCGTCTGGCGCAACACCGGCTCGCGAACTCACACCGTGACCGCGTACGAATCGGGAATTCCGGACGGAGCGACGTTTTTCGCCTCCGGCGGGTTCGAGAGCACCAAGGCGGCCCGTGACGCGTGGCTCCAGCGGGGTGGTGGCGGGATCGCCAGCGGCGAGACGTTCGAAGTGACGTTCGAGGTTCCCGGGACGTATAACTATTTCTGCATTCCACACGAACGTGGCGGGATGGTCGCGCAGTTCACCGTCGTCGAATAG
- a CDS encoding protein sorting system archaetidylserine synthase (This PssA-like phosphatidyltransferase, along with a PssD-like decarboxylase, is required in Haloarchaea for the archaeosortase ArtA to replace the PGF-CTERM sorting signal with a C-terminal lipid anchor.), translating to MQPRFVARLGLADAVTATNAGLGFLAAAAAMVDPGLAARLILLAAIADGLDGAIAQHVGSTPVGEFLDSLADVASFGVAPALFVFATARTAWDLSLAEPSPSVTLTLLVTGLFVVTAVVRLGLYTAYDIGREATEGAQTTLAATVLAVAYLAGVRSPAVLLGATLAFVGLMVAPFRYPDLRIRDALAMGVVQALSILAPGAFGRLFPRLLLAAALAYLALAPRLYRRGTPEGKRT from the coding sequence ATGCAGCCCCGTTTCGTCGCACGGCTCGGGCTCGCCGACGCCGTCACGGCGACAAACGCCGGTCTCGGCTTCCTCGCAGCGGCCGCTGCGATGGTCGATCCCGGACTCGCCGCCCGGCTGATCCTGCTGGCGGCGATCGCCGACGGCCTCGACGGCGCGATCGCCCAGCACGTCGGGAGCACGCCGGTCGGGGAGTTCCTCGACTCGCTCGCGGATGTCGCCTCGTTCGGCGTCGCGCCCGCACTGTTCGTCTTCGCCACCGCGCGCACCGCGTGGGACCTCTCGCTCGCCGAACCCTCTCCGTCGGTGACACTCACACTGCTCGTGACCGGGCTGTTCGTCGTGACGGCGGTCGTCAGGCTCGGGCTCTACACCGCCTACGATATCGGACGCGAGGCGACCGAGGGCGCACAGACCACGCTGGCGGCGACGGTGCTCGCGGTCGCCTATCTCGCCGGGGTGCGGTCGCCGGCGGTGCTCCTCGGCGCGACCCTCGCCTTCGTTGGGCTGATGGTCGCACCGTTTCGGTACCCCGACCTCCGGATTCGGGACGCGCTGGCGATGGGTGTCGTTCAGGCGCTGTCGATCCTCGCTCCGGGAGCGTTCGGTCGGCTGTTTCCCCGATTGTTGCTCGCCGCCGCACTCGCGTACCTCGCGCTCGCGCCACGGCTGTATCGCCGTGGGACTCCCGAAGGGAAACGCACTTAG
- a CDS encoding HEAT repeat domain-containing protein encodes MSNGDDEPDADTGEGSAGATDQPADGDDGEAETDAIETKHXRSEMCIRDRDEADDGDDDEESERTREELESRVTELREAIESQRGPYAEDVVETVEGAKTTITETRWTDEGEREVAEAVERFLDGAGDALDETFAVESDGADSETENETATDAGDGEEDADDGEDADEHAELVAALDDVIESIETHDLDPDEDEETVADLLDDAEGLADDLDDAEEWDDLTVREKLTVEGFYDVLESENRKDFPPEWNAIKIYEKRGEPEPILRGLEMFGSEFMEEHCIESLKRLGAPAAFDAMEQRAQKRDKAPIAALGKIGDDRALDTLHEYIEGDSDPGLQKVTLKALGEIGSEDSTQPVADRLVADNETVRSNAARALGLIGDARAIDPLADVIDEDDSNSVRASAAWALNQIGTESALDAARDHADDRSYLVQSEAEKAEHAMADDGDATETPA; translated from the coding sequence ATGAGCAACGGGGACGACGAGCCCGACGCCGACACCGGCGAGGGGTCAGCGGGGGCCACGGACCAGCCTGCGGATGGGGACGACGGGGAAGCCGAAACCGACGCCATCGAAACGAAGCACNCCCGCTCAGAGATGTGTATAAGAGACAGGGACGAGGCGGATGACGGGGACGACGACGAGGAGAGCGAACGCACCCGCGAGGAACTCGAATCACGCGTCACGGAGCTCCGCGAGGCGATCGAGTCCCAGCGCGGTCCGTACGCCGAAGACGTCGTCGAGACGGTCGAAGGCGCAAAAACGACGATCACCGAGACGCGCTGGACCGACGAGGGCGAGCGCGAGGTGGCCGAAGCGGTCGAGCGCTTCCTCGACGGCGCTGGCGACGCGCTCGACGAAACGTTCGCCGTGGAGAGCGACGGAGCTGACTCCGAGACGGAGAACGAGACCGCAACTGACGCCGGCGACGGCGAGGAAGACGCCGACGACGGGGAAGACGCCGACGAACACGCCGAACTCGTCGCAGCGCTCGACGACGTGATCGAGTCGATCGAAACGCACGACCTCGATCCCGACGAGGACGAGGAGACCGTCGCCGACCTGCTTGACGACGCCGAGGGGCTCGCCGACGACCTCGACGACGCCGAGGAGTGGGACGATCTCACGGTCCGCGAGAAACTCACCGTCGAGGGCTTCTACGACGTGCTCGAATCGGAGAACCGCAAGGACTTCCCACCGGAGTGGAACGCGATCAAGATCTACGAGAAACGTGGCGAACCCGAGCCGATCCTCCGGGGATTGGAGATGTTCGGCTCGGAGTTCATGGAGGAGCACTGCATCGAGTCGCTGAAACGTCTGGGTGCGCCGGCGGCGTTCGACGCGATGGAGCAGCGCGCCCAGAAACGCGACAAGGCCCCGATCGCGGCGCTCGGAAAGATCGGCGACGATCGCGCGCTCGACACGCTCCACGAGTACATCGAGGGCGATAGCGATCCCGGTCTCCAGAAGGTCACGCTCAAGGCGCTCGGCGAGATTGGGAGCGAGGATTCGACACAGCCGGTCGCCGATCGCCTCGTCGCCGACAACGAAACCGTGCGCTCGAACGCGGCGCGTGCCCTCGGGCTGATCGGCGACGCGCGCGCGATCGACCCGCTCGCGGACGTGATCGACGAGGACGACTCGAATTCCGTTCGCGCGAGCGCGGCGTGGGCGCTCAATCAGATCGGGACCGAAAGCGCGCTCGACGCCGCCCGCGACCACGCCGACGACCGATCGTATCTCGTCCAAAGCGAGGCCGAGAAGGCCGAACACGCGATGGCCGACGACGGCGACGCGACCGAAACCCCGGCCTGA
- a CDS encoding phospholipase D-like domain-containing protein, whose protein sequence is MSLRVVVLAFVAVALVASPVGFAVATPGVTADGAQPDGPHVAAVYPNPLAAEDAGEYVVLTFPEATNLSGWTLSDGETNVSLPNATMEGRIAVTATPNATTNLTTASIVSVNESVSLANGGDEITLHDGERVVDEMAYEDAPEAERYNRTADGWAWEHLGATNFSAVRTGPATTRAFVLPDAPAVPIDVLESAERRILLAGYTFSSERATAALERAAERGVEVRVLVDDAPVGGMTTRQAKLLDRLTSAGVAVEVIGGERARYDYHHPKYAVIDDRALVMTENWKPSGTGGRSSRGWGAVVRSSETAAELAEIFRADIGWRDTVSWGEFRANETFETEAAANGSYPTSFEPKEIETQGVQLLTAPDNAERVLVDRIDRADESVEIVQASIGSRRQPLLEAAIRAAERGVDVRILLSSQWYSEEENSELADWLNRKAEDENLSLDAKVADPGDRFEKIHAKGVVIDREAAVVGSLNWNNNSADENREIAVVLEGTEAGEYYGKVFDADWEGGDGGSGIGDDSPLPVGIVAAVAGIVVLAVVVARRIEFE, encoded by the coding sequence GTGTCTCTCCGGGTGGTCGTGCTGGCGTTCGTGGCCGTCGCACTCGTCGCGTCGCCGGTCGGGTTCGCGGTAGCGACGCCTGGCGTGACTGCCGACGGAGCCCAGCCCGACGGCCCGCACGTCGCGGCAGTGTACCCGAACCCGCTCGCCGCGGAGGACGCGGGCGAGTACGTCGTGCTCACGTTCCCTGAGGCGACGAATCTCTCCGGCTGGACGCTGAGTGACGGCGAGACGAACGTCTCGCTGCCGAACGCCACGATGGAGGGCCGGATCGCGGTCACCGCCACACCGAACGCAACCACGAACCTCACGACGGCGTCGATCGTGAGCGTGAACGAGTCGGTGAGTCTCGCCAACGGTGGCGACGAGATCACGCTCCACGACGGCGAGCGTGTCGTCGACGAGATGGCGTACGAGGACGCGCCCGAGGCCGAACGCTACAACCGGACTGCCGATGGATGGGCGTGGGAGCATCTCGGTGCGACGAACTTCTCGGCGGTGCGGACGGGTCCCGCAACGACCCGGGCGTTCGTCCTGCCCGATGCGCCAGCGGTGCCGATCGACGTCCTCGAATCGGCCGAGCGCCGAATATTGCTCGCTGGGTACACCTTCAGCTCCGAGCGTGCCACAGCGGCGCTCGAACGCGCGGCCGAACGCGGCGTCGAGGTCCGCGTGCTCGTCGACGACGCGCCCGTGGGCGGGATGACGACGCGTCAGGCGAAACTCCTCGATCGTCTCACGAGCGCGGGCGTCGCGGTCGAGGTCATCGGCGGCGAGCGCGCACGGTATGACTACCATCACCCCAAATACGCCGTGATCGACGATCGCGCGCTCGTGATGACCGAGAACTGGAAACCGTCGGGAACCGGTGGTCGGTCGAGCCGCGGGTGGGGAGCGGTGGTCCGGAGCAGCGAAACTGCCGCGGAACTCGCCGAAATCTTCCGGGCGGATATCGGCTGGCGCGACACCGTTTCGTGGGGCGAATTCCGCGCGAACGAGACGTTCGAGACCGAGGCGGCGGCGAACGGGAGCTATCCGACGAGCTTCGAGCCGAAAGAAATCGAGACCCAGGGCGTGCAGCTTCTCACCGCACCCGACAACGCCGAGCGGGTGCTCGTCGATCGGATCGACCGGGCCGACGAATCGGTCGAAATCGTCCAGGCGTCGATCGGGAGCCGTCGCCAGCCGCTGCTCGAAGCAGCGATCCGTGCGGCCGAGCGCGGTGTCGACGTCCGCATCCTGCTGAGTAGCCAGTGGTACTCCGAGGAGGAGAACTCGGAACTCGCCGACTGGCTGAACCGGAAAGCAGAGGACGAGAACCTCTCACTCGACGCCAAAGTGGCCGACCCTGGCGATCGTTTCGAGAAGATCCACGCCAAGGGCGTCGTCATCGACCGCGAGGCTGCCGTCGTTGGGAGTCTCAACTGGAACAACAACTCCGCCGACGAGAACCGCGAGATCGCGGTCGTGCTCGAAGGGACGGAAGCCGGAGAGTACTACGGGAAGGTCTTCGACGCCGACTGGGAGGGTGGCGACGGCGGGTCCGGGATCGGCGACGATTCACCGCTGCCCGTCGGGATCGTCGCCGCGGTTGCGGGGATTGTGGTGCTCGCGGTCGTCGTCGCCCGCCGGATCGAGTTCGAATAG
- a CDS encoding DHH family phosphoesterase has translation MSTPAESDDRTDDGASELPTVYDLAPEHTTEAVEAGERYHATVNGVVEYGVFVDIADDISGLVHESNLDSEYAVGDDLIVRLDEIRPNGDLGFDEATIDDYETVAVEYEPDITAADDLEATIGESVTLDGEIVGIEQTGGPTVFALRDASGVVDCAAFEAAGVRAYPDIEVGDLVRIEGAPERREGAIQVEVDGLARLDDAVELRERLDSALDERAAARDVTPLIEWDALEKLWNDLEGVATRLRRAVLENRPIRIRHHADGDGMCASIPVQLALSRFIEDVHGDASAPRHLVKRSPSKAPFYEMEDVARDLNFALGDRDRHGQRLPLVAMLDNGSTEEDVPAYEALAQYDIPIVAVDHHHPDPDAVEGLLDEHVNPYLRGEDYGVTTGMLCVEVARMIHPEITDELRHVPAVAGLTDRSEADAMADYLALAEEEGYDESDLQATGDALDYAAHWLRYSSGDALMTDVLGVDAADEERHRDLVDHLSERADRDTDRQLDAAMPHVETESLDNGAQLNRLDVERYARRFTYPAPGKTTGAIHDRKVAETDSPVITVGYGPDFAVLRSDGVRLDIPQMVEELEEEVTGGGVSGGGHLVVGSIKFVKGMREEVLDALEAKMGDAEIDEELGSASVAGFED, from the coding sequence AACGGCGTCGTGGAGTACGGCGTCTTCGTCGACATCGCCGACGACATCTCGGGGCTGGTCCACGAATCGAACCTCGACAGCGAGTACGCGGTCGGCGACGATCTGATCGTCCGCCTCGACGAGATCAGACCGAACGGCGATCTCGGTTTCGACGAAGCCACGATCGACGATTACGAGACGGTCGCCGTCGAGTACGAACCCGATATCACGGCCGCCGACGATCTCGAAGCGACGATCGGCGAAAGCGTGACACTCGACGGCGAGATCGTCGGAATCGAGCAAACGGGAGGGCCGACGGTGTTCGCGCTCCGCGACGCGTCGGGCGTCGTCGACTGTGCGGCGTTCGAGGCCGCCGGGGTCCGGGCGTACCCCGACATCGAAGTCGGCGACCTCGTGCGAATCGAGGGAGCACCGGAGCGCCGCGAGGGCGCGATCCAGGTCGAGGTCGACGGACTCGCCCGTCTCGATGATGCCGTCGAGCTCCGTGAACGACTCGACAGCGCACTCGACGAGCGCGCGGCAGCCCGCGACGTCACGCCGCTGATCGAGTGGGACGCGCTCGAAAAGTTATGGAACGACCTAGAGGGCGTCGCGACGCGGCTGCGTCGCGCAGTCCTCGAAAACCGACCGATCCGGATCCGCCATCACGCCGACGGCGACGGGATGTGTGCGTCGATCCCCGTCCAGCTCGCGCTCTCGCGGTTCATCGAGGACGTCCACGGCGACGCTTCGGCCCCGCGCCACCTCGTGAAGCGATCGCCGAGCAAGGCTCCCTTCTACGAGATGGAGGACGTCGCGCGCGATCTCAACTTCGCGCTCGGCGACCGCGACCGTCACGGCCAGCGCCTCCCGCTCGTGGCGATGCTCGACAACGGCAGCACCGAGGAGGACGTGCCGGCCTACGAGGCACTCGCCCAGTACGACATCCCGATCGTGGCCGTCGATCATCACCATCCCGATCCCGACGCCGTCGAGGGGCTGCTCGACGAGCACGTCAACCCCTACCTCCGTGGTGAGGACTACGGCGTGACGACCGGAATGTTGTGTGTCGAGGTCGCGCGGATGATCCACCCCGAGATCACCGACGAGCTCCGCCACGTGCCGGCGGTCGCGGGCCTCACCGACCGCTCGGAGGCCGACGCGATGGCCGACTACCTCGCGCTCGCCGAGGAGGAAGGCTACGACGAGTCGGACCTCCAGGCGACCGGTGACGCACTCGATTACGCCGCTCACTGGCTGCGCTACAGTTCGGGCGACGCGCTGATGACCGACGTGCTCGGTGTCGACGCCGCCGACGAAGAGCGCCATCGCGATCTCGTCGACCATCTCTCCGAGCGCGCCGACCGCGACACCGACCGCCAGCTCGACGCCGCGATGCCCCACGTCGAGACCGAATCGCTCGACAACGGCGCACAGTTGAACCGGCTCGACGTCGAGCGCTACGCCAGGCGCTTCACCTACCCCGCACCGGGCAAGACGACGGGTGCGATCCACGATCGGAAGGTCGCCGAAACCGACAGCCCCGTCATCACGGTGGGCTACGGCCCCGACTTCGCCGTCCTCCGGAGCGACGGCGTGCGCCTCGATATCCCACAGATGGTCGAGGAGCTCGAAGAGGAGGTCACGGGCGGCGGCGTGAGCGGCGGCGGCCACCTCGTCGTCGGCTCGATCAAGTTCGTGAAAGGAATGCGCGAAGAAGTGCTCGACGCGCTCGAAGCCAAGATGGGCGACGCCGAGATCGACGAGGAGCTCGGCAGCGCGTCGGTCGCTGGCTTCGAGGACTGA